GCGACGCGGCGAAAGCGGCGTCGAGTTGAGGAAAGAGATAAATGAGTATGGTTGATACGACGCCGGGCAAAATTCAGGTTCGTGATTTGAACTTCTATTACGGCAAATTCCATGCACTGAAAAACATCAGCCTGGATATTGCCAAAAATCAGGTAACGGCGTTTATCGGGCCGTCAGGCTGCGGTAAATCCACGCTGCTGCGTACTTTTAACAAAATGTTTGAGCTCTACCCTGAGCAGCGAGCCGAAGGCGAGATCCTGCTGGATGGCGACAACATTCTTACCAATACGCAGGATATCGCGCTGCTGCGCGCGAAAGTGGGGATGGTATTCCAGAAACCAACGCCGTTCCCGATGTCGATTTACGACAACATCGCCTTTGGCGTGCGCCTGTTTGAAAAGCTGTCGCGTCCGGATATGGACGAGCGTGTACAGTGGGCTTTGACCAAGGCCGCATTATGGAACGAAACCAAGGATAAACTGCACCAGAGCGGATACTCTCTCTCCGGTGGTCAGCAGCAACGTCTGTGCATCGCCCGTGGTATCGCGATTCGCCCGGAAGTGCTGTTGCTCGATGAACCCTGTTCAGCCCTTGACCCGATCTCTACCGGTCGTATCGAAGAACTGATCACGGAACTGAAGCAGGATTACACCGTGGTTATTGTGACGCACAACATGCAGCAGGCTGCACGTTGTTCCGATCACACGGCGTTTATGTATCTCGGTGAGTTGATTGAGTTCAGCAACACAG
Above is a genomic segment from Kosakonia radicincitans DSM 16656 containing:
- the pstB gene encoding phosphate ABC transporter ATP-binding protein PstB, whose product is MSMVDTTPGKIQVRDLNFYYGKFHALKNISLDIAKNQVTAFIGPSGCGKSTLLRTFNKMFELYPEQRAEGEILLDGDNILTNTQDIALLRAKVGMVFQKPTPFPMSIYDNIAFGVRLFEKLSRPDMDERVQWALTKAALWNETKDKLHQSGYSLSGGQQQRLCIARGIAIRPEVLLLDEPCSALDPISTGRIEELITELKQDYTVVIVTHNMQQAARCSDHTAFMYLGELIEFSNTDDLFTKPKKKQTEDYITGRYG